A genomic segment from uncultured Flavobacterium sp. encodes:
- a CDS encoding 2-dehydropantoate 2-reductase: MNRTEDHIYIIGNGVIGKALAVALTLNGRKATILRGSIDNQPEGIENIQVEIESKIIEADIRVSSLSNFERLDGIILLTNKSFGNSVLADKLKDKTGKSPIVFLQNGLHIENSFIDKGFDELYRCVLLATSESLENNKVRFKLVAPSPIGIVKGSNEILQEIVDVLNTGLFSFRNEEDIQTLIWKKVISNCVFNSICPLLETDNGIFQRNDRALQIAKTVTAECLLVAKEYGIDLTMETVLENVLAISKMSDGQKISTYQDILNNREIEIETMNLAIAESAILKGNISVPVTEMLGQLVKIKSEISRK; the protein is encoded by the coding sequence ATGAATCGTACTGAAGATCATATCTACATTATTGGGAACGGCGTAATCGGAAAGGCTCTTGCCGTCGCTTTAACTTTAAATGGAAGAAAAGCGACCATTCTTCGAGGAAGTATAGATAATCAGCCTGAAGGTATTGAAAATATACAGGTAGAAATTGAAAGTAAAATTATAGAGGCGGATATTCGTGTGAGCTCACTTTCTAACTTCGAAAGGCTTGATGGAATTATATTACTCACCAATAAGTCATTTGGAAACAGTGTTCTTGCTGATAAACTGAAAGATAAAACTGGAAAATCGCCAATTGTCTTTCTTCAAAATGGACTGCATATTGAAAATAGTTTTATTGACAAAGGCTTTGATGAACTATACAGATGTGTTTTACTGGCAACAAGCGAATCATTAGAAAATAATAAAGTTAGATTTAAATTAGTTGCCCCATCTCCAATTGGAATTGTTAAGGGATCGAATGAAATTCTTCAAGAAATTGTTGATGTACTCAACACTGGTCTTTTTTCATTTAGAAATGAAGAGGATATCCAAACGCTTATTTGGAAAAAAGTAATCAGTAACTGTGTATTCAATTCTATCTGTCCTCTGCTAGAAACTGATAACGGAATTTTTCAACGTAATGATCGAGCACTTCAAATTGCTAAAACAGTTACAGCTGAGTGTTTATTGGTAGCCAAAGAATATGGCATCGATTTAACGATGGAAACTGTTTTAGAAAACGTACTTGCTATTAGTAAAATGTCTGACGGACAAAAAATATCAACCTATCAGGATATATTAAATAATAGAGAAATCGAAATAGAAACTATGAATTTAGCTATTGCAGAATCAGCGATTCTAAAAGGAAATATTTCTGTACCTGTTACTGAGATGCTTGGTCAATTAGTAAAAATAAAGTCAGAAATATCAAGAAAGTAA
- a CDS encoding PAS domain-containing protein, with translation MVKIFLEKLFYRTTNLLFNPIKRLFSKNDSDALSSKGIDSNCSLSFWLIDSYMNDLIEEPLLDELSDDNSEIALENCGMGVWHWEITTNIIFFSAESLKIIELESDDVFDDWDRWFKVVHPDDLEMYTSFILKCFDTETTTYEHCYRVLTNSGHYKWIIDKAKVIARDNDGKPLRLAGVHTDVYFQIEKRNGEGKRGEILF, from the coding sequence ATGGTCAAGATTTTTTTAGAAAAACTGTTTTATAGAACCACTAATTTATTATTTAATCCCATAAAACGTTTGTTTTCCAAGAATGATTCAGATGCACTTTCAAGTAAAGGCATTGATTCAAATTGCAGTTTAAGTTTTTGGCTTATAGATTCTTATATGAACGATTTAATTGAAGAACCTTTGCTGGATGAACTTTCTGATGATAATTCTGAAATTGCCTTAGAGAATTGTGGTATGGGAGTTTGGCATTGGGAAATAACAACCAACATAATATTTTTTTCTGCTGAATCATTGAAAATTATTGAGTTAGAATCAGATGATGTATTTGACGATTGGGATAGATGGTTTAAAGTAGTGCATCCAGACGATCTTGAAATGTATACTTCATTTATTCTAAAATGTTTTGACACAGAAACAACCACTTATGAACATTGTTATCGGGTATTGACTAATAGCGGGCATTATAAATGGATTATAGACAAAGCCAAGGTAATTGCAAGAGATAATGATGGTAAACCATTGCGGCTAGCCGGGGTTCATACAGATGTTTATTTTCAAATCGAAAAAAGAAATGGAGAAGGAAAAAGAGGTGAGATATTATTTTAG
- a CDS encoding GNAT family N-acetyltransferase, which yields MEKKIKYQIAENEQDFEKCKDIIVEYLDTLGIDLSYMNLDNEFAEMKQMYGGSQGTFLYALDEKEVIGCVGVRRNETEIAELKRLYVKDSHRGYKVGVTLLENALESAIALGYKKIRLDVIPTLQKAKELYISFGFYEIEPYFKNPVEGTVYMEKRL from the coding sequence ATGGAAAAAAAAATTAAATATCAAATAGCTGAGAATGAGCAGGATTTTGAAAAATGTAAAGATATTATTGTGGAGTATCTAGATACATTAGGAATTGATCTTTCTTATATGAATCTGGATAATGAATTCGCAGAGATGAAACAGATGTATGGAGGAAGCCAGGGAACTTTTTTATATGCATTAGATGAAAAAGAAGTAATTGGCTGCGTGGGTGTGAGAAGAAATGAAACAGAGATTGCAGAACTCAAGAGGCTTTATGTTAAAGATTCTCACAGAGGTTATAAAGTAGGTGTTACACTTCTTGAAAATGCTCTTGAATCAGCAATAGCTCTTGGTTATAAAAAAATCAGGCTTGATGTAATCCCAACTCTGCAAAAAGCGAAAGAGCTTTATATATCGTTTGGATTTTATGAAATAGAACCTTATTTCAAGAATCCAGTTGAAGGTACAGTTTATATGGAAAAGCGTTTATAA
- a CDS encoding recombinase → MKLRRKPKKTLKYYFEKNFNDKQLWRSNRENVELLVELVNLVRPKNPKKITVVDLSELIGLLQENPNYRYALMDCISTHLEKKKFNKILSDAGILQDANFFFEVRKRIFAKLIPEQPEKNTLQFILNQIFFVNTDPLWINKIPLEQILELFSLLKFHSIYGFNDENSSFNELVFAMEVITYRICGSAMETDVIRMVPEYENLESPFLAFQRELLLMNEKLIESTKSFINADYLGYKQLIILHKQCTDYIETAFKNSNKFGISLHVNQSLLRIRQQLQRLKSLLPLLIQGKEEDAKRNTISLAYKLIKYNCDKNNIQKLINESTQLLSYEITQHTANTGEHYITNSSKEYYKMLYSAVGGGFIVGILCIIKLLLGKVETSGFGHVFLYSMNYSIGFIIIYILGFTLATKQPAMTASALVRALQEGYKQKIQDKQEYKYKEFAIFFARVFRSQFIAFVGNVITAFPVSLLTIWLIDKTFHYNIAQEKWPTLINDLNPVYSAAIFHAAIAGVFLFLSGIIAGSIANRDKHNHIYYRIQEHPLLKLSLGKTWTKKLAALYEKKWAGIISNFWFGVFMGSTAFIGIFFGLNIDIRHITFASGNFAMGLYGANFYVNNWMLFSSILGIALIGLINFIVSFSLSLGLAFRSRNIPLSELRLMTGAVLKYFLSKPLYFFFPPKNNTLQ, encoded by the coding sequence ATGAAATTGAGGAGAAAACCCAAAAAGACATTAAAATACTATTTTGAAAAAAACTTTAATGATAAACAATTATGGAGATCTAACAGAGAAAATGTAGAGTTACTGGTAGAATTGGTGAACTTGGTTCGCCCTAAGAACCCAAAAAAGATAACTGTTGTAGATTTGTCTGAACTAATTGGTCTGCTTCAGGAAAATCCGAATTATCGTTATGCGCTGATGGACTGTATTAGTACTCATTTAGAAAAGAAAAAGTTCAATAAAATCCTTTCAGATGCAGGTATTCTTCAGGATGCTAATTTCTTTTTTGAAGTACGCAAGAGGATTTTTGCCAAATTAATTCCTGAGCAGCCTGAAAAGAATACATTACAATTTATCTTAAATCAGATATTCTTTGTCAATACAGACCCTTTATGGATTAATAAAATACCTCTGGAGCAAATACTGGAATTATTTTCCCTGCTTAAATTTCATTCTATTTATGGATTCAATGATGAGAATTCATCGTTTAATGAGCTTGTTTTTGCGATGGAAGTTATTACCTACCGCATCTGTGGATCTGCCATGGAAACAGATGTAATCCGGATGGTGCCGGAATATGAAAATCTTGAGAGCCCATTTCTTGCGTTTCAACGAGAACTATTGCTAATGAATGAGAAACTGATTGAATCTACTAAGAGTTTTATCAACGCAGATTATTTAGGCTATAAACAATTGATTATCCTGCATAAACAATGTACAGATTATATAGAAACAGCCTTTAAAAACAGTAATAAATTTGGTATTTCATTGCACGTAAATCAAAGTCTCTTGCGAATTCGTCAGCAACTTCAACGTCTAAAATCCCTATTACCACTTTTGATACAGGGTAAAGAAGAAGATGCTAAAAGGAATACGATTTCTCTTGCTTATAAACTGATTAAATACAATTGTGATAAAAACAATATTCAGAAATTAATTAATGAGAGTACCCAGCTTTTATCCTATGAAATAACCCAGCATACTGCCAATACAGGAGAACATTATATAACCAATAGTAGTAAGGAATATTATAAAATGCTCTACTCAGCAGTTGGCGGTGGTTTTATCGTAGGAATACTTTGTATTATCAAACTGTTATTAGGTAAAGTAGAAACTAGCGGATTTGGGCATGTTTTTTTATACAGCATGAATTATTCTATCGGATTTATCATAATTTACATCCTTGGGTTTACGCTGGCAACAAAGCAGCCAGCGATGACAGCTTCTGCACTAGTTAGAGCTTTACAAGAAGGATACAAACAAAAAATACAGGACAAACAAGAGTATAAGTATAAAGAGTTTGCTATATTTTTTGCCAGAGTCTTTCGCTCGCAGTTTATTGCTTTTGTAGGGAATGTAATTACCGCTTTTCCGGTTTCATTACTCACAATTTGGCTTATTGATAAAACGTTTCATTATAATATCGCTCAGGAAAAATGGCCAACTTTGATCAATGACTTAAACCCAGTTTATTCTGCAGCAATTTTTCATGCAGCTATAGCTGGGGTTTTTCTGTTTTTATCTGGTATTATTGCGGGCAGTATTGCCAATCGCGATAAGCATAATCATATTTACTATCGCATTCAGGAACATCCATTACTTAAGTTGAGCTTAGGAAAAACGTGGACTAAGAAATTGGCAGCATTGTATGAAAAAAAATGGGCTGGAATTATTTCCAATTTCTGGTTTGGTGTTTTTATGGGAAGTACAGCTTTTATCGGGATATTCTTTGGATTAAATATTGACATCAGGCACATTACTTTTGCCAGTGGAAATTTTGCGATGGGTTTATATGGAGCCAACTTTTATGTGAACAATTGGATGCTTTTCAGTTCAATCTTAGGTATTGCTCTTATCGGTTTGATCAATTTTATTGTTAGTTTCAGTTTGTCACTTGGGCTTGCATTTCGTTCACGAAACATTCCGCTTTCAGAATTAAGACTGATGACAGGGGCAGTATTAAAATATTTTCTAAGCAAGCCTTTGTATTTCTTTTTTCCACCAAAGAATAATACACTGCAATAG
- a CDS encoding PLP-dependent aminotransferase family protein: MKKEVLYLKIARVIEEQILSGTLTLGEKLPSIRAVQKFYNVSINTAKQAFLELESKSLIESRPKSGHFVSKTSQRKFALPSVSTLNTVQKERSSEELLKTVFDTLNNKNITQFSLGVPDQTLLPIAKLNKGVITAMRNLEDGGTNYETAQGNVNLRRTVAKWSLVLEGKLTEDDLVTTAGAMNAIFNCLKAVTSSGDTIAIESPAYFGIHQIIKSLGLKAIEIPTHPITGVDLEAVKKVLPQIKACYFISNFSNPLGSLMPDDHKKELVRMLTEFNIPLIEDDIYGNLYFGVSRPKPCKAFDEAGIVMWCGSVSKTLAPGYRVGWVAPGKFKEKIIRQKFSQMVSTPTLYQEVIADFMENGRYDHHLRTFRNKLYSNCLQFQRAIEDYFPDNTKISQPQGGFMLWLELDKSIDTAQLFGKAIQQKISFAPGRLFSQHNQFNNCMRLNFALKWSDKLDDDLKCLGEIVKKELKTASY; the protein is encoded by the coding sequence ATGAAAAAGGAAGTTTTATATCTTAAAATAGCCAGGGTAATTGAGGAACAGATTTTAAGCGGTACATTAACTCTTGGAGAAAAACTTCCATCAATCCGTGCTGTACAAAAGTTTTATAATGTCAGTATTAATACTGCTAAACAAGCATTTTTAGAATTAGAAAGTAAATCTCTTATTGAATCACGGCCTAAATCAGGCCATTTTGTAAGCAAAACTTCCCAGCGAAAATTTGCACTTCCTTCTGTAAGCACCTTGAATACTGTCCAAAAAGAGCGTTCATCGGAGGAGCTATTAAAGACTGTCTTCGATACATTGAACAATAAGAATATTACTCAGTTTTCTCTTGGAGTTCCAGACCAAACTCTTCTGCCGATTGCCAAATTAAATAAAGGAGTAATTACTGCAATGCGTAATCTAGAAGATGGAGGTACAAATTACGAAACAGCCCAAGGCAATGTCAATCTAAGAAGAACAGTTGCCAAATGGTCTTTGGTTTTAGAAGGTAAATTGACGGAGGATGATTTGGTTACCACAGCAGGGGCAATGAATGCTATTTTTAATTGTCTCAAAGCGGTTACTTCATCAGGAGATACTATAGCAATAGAAAGTCCAGCTTATTTTGGGATTCATCAAATAATAAAATCTTTAGGTTTAAAAGCGATAGAAATTCCAACACATCCTATTACTGGAGTTGACCTAGAAGCGGTAAAAAAGGTTCTTCCTCAGATAAAAGCCTGCTATTTCATTAGTAATTTTAGCAATCCATTGGGAAGTTTAATGCCCGATGATCATAAAAAAGAATTGGTAAGAATGCTTACTGAATTCAATATACCTTTAATTGAAGATGATATTTACGGTAATCTTTACTTTGGCGTTTCAAGACCTAAACCCTGTAAAGCTTTTGATGAAGCAGGAATTGTAATGTGGTGTGGTTCTGTATCCAAAACATTAGCACCTGGTTACAGAGTGGGATGGGTTGCACCTGGAAAATTTAAAGAAAAAATTATCCGACAGAAATTTTCACAAATGGTTTCGACACCCACATTGTATCAGGAAGTTATTGCTGATTTTATGGAGAATGGTAGGTACGATCATCATTTACGAACTTTCAGAAATAAATTATATTCGAACTGTCTACAGTTTCAGCGGGCTATAGAAGATTATTTTCCAGACAATACTAAAATATCGCAGCCACAGGGAGGTTTTATGTTATGGCTTGAACTGGATAAATCGATTGATACAGCACAATTATTCGGTAAGGCAATTCAGCAAAAAATCAGTTTTGCTCCCGGCAGGCTTTTTTCGCAGCACAACCAGTTTAATAATTGCATGCGATTGAATTTTGCACTCAAATGGAGCGACAAATTGGATGATGACCTTAAGTGCTTAGGGGAAATCGTAAAAAAAGAATTAAAAACTGCATCCTATTAA
- a CDS encoding class I SAM-dependent methyltransferase produces MNKKESSPWNEIPLEDYENHMSHNSVGQLEILNFLTKKYLDKIKPKICLFIGVAGGNGLEHIDNTITQNVIGVDINQSYLDVTKERYEQKINNLELINFDIATDTKVFCKADFIWAGLVLEYTGIDKSLEFSINNLQA; encoded by the coding sequence ATGAATAAGAAAGAAAGTAGTCCTTGGAACGAAATACCTTTAGAAGATTATGAAAACCATATGTCTCATAATTCGGTTGGTCAATTGGAGATTCTGAATTTTTTGACCAAAAAATATCTAGATAAAATAAAACCTAAAATTTGTCTCTTTATTGGCGTTGCAGGCGGAAATGGCTTAGAACATATTGATAATACAATTACTCAAAATGTAATTGGAGTCGATATCAATCAAAGCTATCTTGATGTAACGAAAGAAAGATATGAGCAAAAAATCAACAATCTAGAGCTTATAAATTTTGATATAGCCACAGATACAAAAGTATTTTGCAAAGCTGATTTTATATGGGCTGGTTTAGTATTAGAATATACTGGAATTGATAAAAGTCTAGAATTTTCAATAAATAATCTTCAAGCA